Proteins encoded within one genomic window of Candidatus Hydrogenedentota bacterium:
- a CDS encoding ABC transporter ATP-binding protein: MTDTPAIKTERLCKHFGEKKAVEALDLDIAPGTFYCFLGPNGAGKTTTIKMLTGLLHPSGGRALLAGHDIQKDPVAAKRLLGYVPDHPFLYDKLTGNEFMQFVAGLYQMDARDFEARRGRLLEMFEIAAVADQLIEDYSHGMRQKLSFASCFLHDPKIVIVDEPWVGLDPKNIRFVKDFLKQRCREDGLTVFMSTHTLAIAEEIADRIGIIHRGRLLHTGSVGDIKALREAGGSLEDVFLEITRDEEEPVGAGSVA; this comes from the coding sequence ATGACCGACACGCCGGCCATTAAAACGGAACGATTGTGCAAGCACTTCGGGGAGAAGAAGGCGGTGGAGGCCCTGGACCTGGACATCGCGCCGGGCACCTTCTACTGTTTCCTCGGCCCGAACGGCGCGGGAAAGACGACGACCATCAAGATGCTGACGGGGCTGCTGCACCCAAGCGGGGGCCGGGCGCTGCTGGCTGGGCATGACATCCAGAAAGACCCCGTGGCGGCGAAACGGCTGCTGGGCTATGTGCCGGACCACCCGTTTCTCTACGACAAGCTGACGGGCAACGAGTTCATGCAGTTCGTGGCGGGCCTGTACCAGATGGACGCGCGGGACTTTGAGGCGCGCCGCGGGCGGTTGCTGGAGATGTTCGAGATCGCCGCCGTGGCGGACCAGTTGATTGAGGACTACAGCCACGGCATGCGCCAGAAACTCTCCTTCGCCTCGTGCTTCCTGCACGACCCGAAGATTGTGATTGTGGACGAGCCGTGGGTGGGGCTGGACCCGAAGAACATCCGCTTTGTGAAGGACTTCCTGAAGCAGCGCTGCCGGGAGGACGGGCTGACCGTGTTCATGTCCACGCACACCCTGGCCATTGCGGAGGAGATTGCGGACCGCATCGGAATCATCCACCGGGGCCGGCTCCTGCACACGGGCAGCGTGGGGGACATCAAGGCGCTCCGCGAGGCGGGCGGCTCGCTGGAGGACGTGTTCCTGGAAATCACGCGGGACGAGGAAGAGCCCGTCGGCGCCGGGTCCGTCGCATGA
- a CDS encoding YjbQ family protein: MLELTVESRAHTQFINLDALLRQALRDSDLADGLLHVHVPHTTAGVTINENADPDVVADMTGILERLVPWRGNYAHAEGNSAAHVKASLMGFSVTVPVRGGKLMLGTWQSVYFCEFDGPRRRKVWVTTMPK, encoded by the coding sequence ATGCTTGAACTGACTGTTGAAAGCCGCGCCCACACCCAGTTCATCAACCTGGACGCGCTCCTGCGGCAGGCCCTGCGCGACTCGGACCTTGCCGATGGGCTGCTCCACGTGCATGTCCCCCACACCACGGCGGGCGTCACCATCAACGAGAACGCGGACCCCGATGTGGTGGCCGACATGACGGGCATTCTTGAGCGGCTCGTGCCCTGGCGGGGGAACTACGCCCATGCCGAGGGGAACAGCGCCGCCCACGTCAAGGCCAGCCTCATGGGATTCAGCGTCACCGTGCCCGTGCGCGGGGGAAAGCTGATGCTCGGCACCTGGCAGTCCGTGTACTTCTGCGAGTTCGACGGCCCGCGCCGGCGGAAAGTGTGGGTCACGACGATGCCCAAATAG